The genomic stretch CCGAGGTCAGGCGCTGGAAGGCCTGGGCGGCCTGCATCAGCAAGCCAAGGCTCATTGCACCGGCGATGTACTGCGGCGCGGCGATCAGGATCGGAAACACCGGCAGCAGCGTGCCGTAGCCGGTCGAAAACGAGATGATGCCCAGATAGGCAAAGGTCTGGCGGTCCCAGCCGCGACCGACGTCCTTGAACAGGCGATCGGCACTGCGCCGCTCCAATGGCTCGCCATGCATCAGGGCAATGGCTTCGGAGTGCTCGCGTGCGCGCGCCAGGCCGAAGCGCAGGCTGGCTTCAACTGACTGCAAACGGTTGGTGGTGCGGATCAGCGGTCGCCCCAGCAGCAAGCCGAAAGCGGTGCCAACGCCGGCATAGACGAAAGCCATCAGCACCATGTAACCCGGTACGGAGTACTCGGTGCCGGGCAGGTTCGCGCTTCCCGATACGCTGAGCAGGATGTCGATGAAGCTGCCGAGGATGAGGATCGAATACAGCAGCGAATGCGCCAGCCCGACTGCCGCCTCGGTGGCGATGCGGATGTCCTCGGCGATACGCCCGTCGGGGTTGTCGTGCTCGCCGCTGGAGAACTGCAGACGGTAGTGGTTGGCATGCGACAGCCATTCGTCGAGCAGCAGGCTGGTCATCCATCGTCGCCAGTCGAGCTGGACCCAGCGTTTGACGTGCATGTGCAGCGCGGTGACCCCCATGGTGAGGGCAAAGATCAGCACGAAGGTCAGGATCAGGCGCAGGAACTCGCTGAGCGAGCGATCCTCCAGGGCGTCGAACAGCTCGCGGTGCCAGTAGCTGACCCAGATGACCAGGCCGACCTGGGCTGCTGTCAGCACGAACAGCGACAGCACGGCGCCGCGGACGGTCCATTTGCGGTCGCAGCTCCAGTAGTCCCGGGCCATGCGTGCGAACTGCCACGCTGCGTCGCTGCGCACTGCGGGTGGTGTCGATGTGGAAGCTGCGTCCGCTTGCATCTGTGTCATTCCGGTCGCAGCGGATCCCCGCGATGCGGAAGGCCGGGTGCCGCGGAAGCGGGTGGGTGTGGCTGCAGCTGCAACCGGTTAACGCTCTTGTCCGCAACCCTCATGATCATCGCGCCTTCGCCGCGTACGCTCGAATTTTGTATACCGCTGAGAGTATCGCAAAGGCCCGGATTTGCCGTGATCTGTTTGCACGTTCGGTGCAAAATTTTTGCGCCGCACACCGGCCGGAAACGCCCCGGTACGTGCAGCGCCGGGGCGAGGGGCTCAGTGGCGGCGCAGTGCGCCCAGTCTGAGCAGCACCATGTTCAGCTCGCGCTGAAGCAGCTCACGCCGTTCGTCATCGGGGTGCCGTGCAAGCGCTTCCCGCAGATCGGCCAGTTCCTTGCGCAGTCGCACCTCGGGCGGGGTGAATCCGGCGTTCTTGAGCACCCGGTTGATCATGCGCTGTTCGCCGGACAGAAAGAGTTCGTCGTCGAACACGAGCGGACGCCCCGCGCCGGGCAGGTTGTCCAGCTCGCCGCGACGGATTGCGTCCGCGATGCGCTGTTCGGCGAGGATCTCGAAAATCGACATCGGCGTAAGGCTCAGACCCGGTAGCTGATCTCGTGGCCGGTGTCCGGGTCGGTACAGGTCACGGTGGCGGTGCGGAAGTTCAGGTCCACAAATACCAGCGCACTGTGTGGGCCATTGCGCCAGCCCATCGAGACGCTGGAGTCGTTCGAATAATGCAGTTCGAATTCGCCGTCGAAGGCCGGGTGCGTCGAGCGCAGCTCCATCAGCTTGCACTGGCGCTGGGCGACTTCACTGCCGAGGGCTGCGACCGCTTCGTCCACGGTGTAGTAGTGGCGGTTGATGTCGCGCGCCTCGCCGGTTTTCTCCATCAGCTCGAAGTCGTTGCGACCGGCCAGCAGGCCGACGTAATAGACCTGCGGGATGCCGGGCGCGAACATCTGGATCGCGCGCGCCGCAATATAGGCGTCGTCATTGCACTGCACGGCTTCGAAGAAGGTGCAGGTGAGCTGGTAGATGGCGCCGACGCTGTGGGCATTGGCCGCCGAGCGGCGCAGGATGGGGTCGGCGCTGCGGTCGGAGACGTTCTTGATCACCGCTTCGACGTGGTAGCGCGGCAGGATGTCCTCGACGTCGGGGATGCAGATGCCGTCGTGGGTGTCGAGCACGGTGACCTGATTGTGCGGGCACATCCGCAGCCAGGACTTGAGATAGCTGCTGTTGAGGTCCATCAGCGCGTGCAGTAGCAGGGGCGGCAGGGCGAAGGCGTAGGCCCACATGCCGCGGCGGGCAATCGCGTACTGGTAGCTCGGGTGGTCGTGGACTTCGGGCATGATTTCGATGCCACGTTCGGCGGCGGTCTTGCGGAACCATTCCAGAATGCGCCACACGTCCGGTTCGACCAGGAAGCAGCTGGTGCCGATCTTCTTGGTGGTGTAACCGAAGGCGTCAAGTCGCAGCAGCTTGACACCACGTTCGCCGAGGAAGGTGATGGTGTCGGTCATCATCGCGTAGGTTTCCTCGGCATTGTAGTCGAGGTCGATCTGGCTCTCGCTGAAGGTGCACCACACGCGGCCATGCGTGCCGTCCGCGAAGGTGACGTCGCGGAAGGGTTCCTTCTCCTTGCGGATGTGGATCTTGGCGAGATCGTCAGGGCCGATTTCGCCCAGCGCATCGACATCGACGAACAGCGCCGCAAATTCGGAGGCCTTGCCCTTCTTCTTGAAGTCCTGAAACTCACGCGACTGATCCGAGATGTGGTTCAGGATCAGGTCGAGGCAGACGTCGTAATGGCTTGCGATGCGCTCAACGTCCGCCCAGTCGCCGAAGACCGGATCGATCTCCTTGTGCGTCAGGGGCGAGAAGCCGCCGTCGGCATTCGACGGAAAGGGGGGCAGCAGGTGCAGTCCGCCGATCGCCTTGCCCAGATGCTGTTCGATGAAATCGGCAAGATCGTTCAGGTGGGTGCCGATCCGGTTCGGATAGGCAATGAGCTGCACCTTGTTTTTGAGCGCCATGCGAACTCCTTCGGCTGGTGGCCTGCTGATGGGGACAGTGCACGCCGATCGGGCTGGCGAGGGTGTACAAAATACTGAGGAGCATCCGGGGGTGCAAGCACGGCGGCCCGGCCTTGTGTGACGCATGTCATGACACGGTTCGAGGGCATGGCCCGCAGGTCGCAAAACCCCTTCTGCAGAACGGGATTCAGGGGCATGGGGAACTTAGCCCGGATTGGGCACCCTATAATCGTCACCCCGGACGTGCGGCGCAGGCCGCCCGACCACCTTCAGACCCCTCTTTCTGGATGCCCGCATGCTGCGATTGTTTGTTTCGTCCCTTTTCATGGTGCTTGCCCTTGCCGCCTGTAATCAGCAGGTGGAGGATACCGGGCCGGGGCAGCCGGTGAAGCATCGCCAGGACGCGTTCAAGGCGATGCTCCGCGCGTTTGAGCCGATGGGCGTCATGCTTCGCGACAAACAGTACGACGCCGGGAAGTTCGCCGAGCTGTCTGCCGATCTGGTGGCGCGCCGGGAAGCCCCGTGGGCCTACTTCACCGCCGATACGCTCTATCCGCCGACCAAGGCCAAGGCCGCGGTGTGGGAGCGCGCAGATGAATTCGAGCGCGAGCGTCAGACCTTCTTCGATGCGACCGACGCGCTGCTTGCCGCGGCACAGACGCGCGAGCTTGAGCAGGTCGGGCCCGCTTACGAAAAGGTGTACGACAGTTGCAAGTCCTGCCACAACGACTTCAAGAAAAAGTGAGTCGATGAAGGTCCGTCGCGGCCCTGTGCCGGGCCTTCTCCACTGATGGCGTGATTCGCGGCTGAGCTCAGGTCGTCACAGTTTTGACCGGCATCGCCTGTCCACGCCCTCCAATGTGCGGCCCCTGCGGGCTTGGGGTTTGCCAGTCCGCGGCTTCACTTTGGTGGACGTTGTATTTGTGCACAAATTAATGTTTTCGGTCTCGTGAAAACATAAATCCACTGCATTTGCGTGAATTTATGAAATATGATGTGCGGGTTGTGCCGCGCGGCACACCGCAGTCATGAGGCAGCAGGGCATTGATGCGCGCATACCAGAAACGATTCACGAACGGCCCGGCCCCCGGGCGCCTGAAATCCCGGTCAGATCCATGCTGAAGCCGGGCCGCATTGCCATCTTTGTGCTGTTTTGCCTGCGTCGTGTGCGTGTCGCAGCGATGCGGTCGGCGCTGGCGTCCGGCCTCCTGTGGATTGCATTGATGAGTGTGTCGCCCGCCCATGCGCAGGGCGTCGCGCTGGACAGCCTGACGTCCGAACCACTCGGGCGTGCGGGTGCCGTGATGCTTGAGCATGGCGGTGCGTTCTCCGCGGAGGAGGCCCTGGAACTGCAGCGGCAGGGCGCGTTCGAGCGTCCCGGGGTGGCGGTTCCCAAGTTTGGTATCGGATCGCAGCCGGTGTGGTTTCACCTGGCCGTCGACAATCGTGGCGGTCATGCCGTGTCCCGGCGACTGCTGGCGGGAGCATCCTGGATCGAGCGCCTCGACGTCTTCATCGTGCGCGGCGGGGTGCCTGTCTCGCAGTGGGTTGCGGGCGATGGCGACGCGAGCCGCCGTCATCCGCTGGGCAGTCTGGGCTACGCCTTCGATCACGACTTCGAGCCGGGAATCACCGAGATCCTGTTGCGTGCCGAGACCGCCGACCCGCTGGTGTTGCCGGTTCGCCTGTTGAGTCCGGATGCCGCGACGGCGGCAATGCGCTTGCAGGACTACGGCTACGGCATGGTGTATGGCTTCCTGCTGGCGCTGATTGCCTACAACGCGATGCTCTACGCCGGACTGCGGGACAGCAGTCACCTGAACTACGCGCTTTATCTCGCCACCTTCATCCTGCTCAATATCTCCTACTCGGGGCGCGGCTATGAATGGCTGTGGCCGGAGAGTGTCATCTTCCAGCAGTACGTCACGCTGGTGCTGATGGTGCTGTTTGGCTGTGCCGGGCTGCGCTTTGCCTCCAGCTTTCTTGAGCTCGGACGGCTGCATCCGCAGGCCGAGCGTGGTGTGCGCGTCCTCATGCGGATCGGGTTGGGGGCCATTGCACTCACTGTCGTCATGCAATCGCAGGCTGCGGCAGCGGTGGTGGCGTTTGTTTTCGTGCTCGCTTTCTCGGTGCTGATGGTCGGGCTCGGCGTGCTGAGCCTGCGCCACGGGCGGCGGCCGGCCAGTTATTTCCTGGCCGGTGCGGTGGTGGCGATGGCGGGGGCTGCGGTGACCGCGACGAGTGTGTGGGCCGGCTTGCCGTACTCCGAAGCCTTCTTTCATGCCGCGGAACTGGGCATGGTGCTCGAGGGCAGCCTGCTGGCGCTGGCCCTGGCTTACCGCATGCGCCTGGTTCAGGCTGCACGCACCGAGGCCGAGCATCTGTCACGCATCGATCCGCTGACCGGCTTGCTGAACCGGCGCGCCTTTCTCGGCCTGGCCGAGGGGGTGTGGAGTACGGCGGTGCGCAAGGGGCGCCCGCTGTCGATCATCCTGATCGACCTCGACCATTTCAAGGCAATCAACGATACCTACGGGCATGAAACCGGTGATCGGGCGCTGATGGCGGTTGCCGGCGCCCTGAACCGCAACTGCCGGCGCGGAGACATCTCCGCACGGTGGGGCGGCGAGGAGTTCATCCTGCTGTTGCCGGAAACCAGTGCGGAGCAGGCCCGCACAATGGCCATCCGCCTGCTGTCGGATATCCGCGCCATGTCGGTTGCGGATCAGGTCGGTGCCGCCTGTCTGTCGGCCAGCCTCGGGGTTGTCGAGCGCAGGCAGCATGAGGTGCTCGAAGCCCTGATCCGCGAGGCCGACGGTTGCATGTACGAGGCCAAGCGCGCCGGACGCGGCTGTGTCTGCGGCGTGTCGCCTGCAGGCGGGGACGCCGCGCTCGCAGCCGATTGACTGCCGCGGTCCGGACGTTCTTGCTGCGCGCCCCTTGGGGCAGCAGACTCAGCCCAGTGGCTTGATGAAATAGCTCATGATCGTTGCCGATGCCTCGCCATCAGCCAGGATTGCAGCGGTCCATTTCGGGATGGCTTGTGCCGCCCAGATGACAAACACCGCAAGCACGATCTTGCGGCCACGCGTCATGGCGTGAAGACGCTCCATCACCTCGGCTGAAGCGCCGTGTTCCTTTGTCTCTCTCATTGCCCGCTCCTTGCTCGACGCCGGGTTTGACCCGGTCTGGATGCAACTGCCCGGCAGGTCCGGACCTCGCCTTGTGTGGCAGATGCATGTTGGAGAAGGAGCCTTTGCGGATCTTCAGTCCCGCGCACGAGCCTGCGGGGTGTCGCCGATGCCGGGCCGGCTTTTCTCCATCCATCCAGCGTAGTCGGTGCTGGCGGAGTTTCAAGGCGAGTCTTGCGGGGCGGGCGGGCTCAGTCCCACATGCCGCGCATTTTCGCGGCCAGATCGAGTGCAGCCTGACGCGATGCGGGCGTGCCGCGCAGTTCCGGAGGCGGTTCCGGCCAGGTGTGCTGTTCGAAGTGCGGCAGCAGGCGGTTGGGAATGAAGCGGGTGCGCCCGGCATACACATGACGGTCGCCCATGCCCTGCTGCTGGGTGACATAGAAACGCTGCGGCACGATGAGGTCGAGGTGGTCCTTTGCGCGCGTCATGCCGACATAGAGCAGGCGGCGCTCTTCTTCGATCTCGGCCGTGTGGCGGGTGGCGATGTCGGACGGAATGCAGCCATCCACCACGTTGAGCACGGTGACTGCATTCCATTCCTGACCCTTGGCCGAGTGCAGGGTGGACAGGATCAGGTAGTCCTCGTCGAGCAACGGCATGCCGGCTTCGTCGCTGGTGGCGCTGGGCGGGTCGAGCGTAAGCTCGGTGAGAAAGCGCTGCCGGCTGGGATAGGTGGCGGCAATGCGGCCGATCTGCTGGATGTCGCCCTGGCGCACGGCCGCATCGTCGTACAGGCGTGGCATTTGCGCTTCGTACCAGCGGCAGGCCAGCTCGAAGCTGGTCGGCCACGGTGCATCGTCACGGCCGAGGTGTTCGACCAGCGCGGCGAACTCGTTCCACGCCTGCTGAGCCGCATCGGGTACCGGCTGTTCGGCGAGCAGGGCGCAGCCCTCGGGCGCGGTACACACGTTGTCGAGGATGCGACCGGCGGTCTTGGGGCCGATGCCGGCCAGCAACTGCACGACCCTGAAACCGGAAACGCGGTCGCGCAGGTTCTCTGCCCAGCGCTGCAGCGCGAGCACGTCCTTGACGTGGGCGGCTTCGAGAAACTTGAGCCCGCCGAACTTCACGAAGGGGATGTTGCGCCGGGTCAGCTCCATCTCCAGCCGGGCGCTGTGGCTGGCGGCGCGGAACAGCACCGCCTGCTGCTTGAGCCGGATGCCTTCCTCACGGCGGGCGAGCGCGCGTTCGACCACGTAAGCGGCCTGATCGGCATCGTCGCGCACCGACACCAGTTGCGGCCGGGCGCTGCTGTCGCGCTCGGACCACAGATCCTTGCTGTAGCGCTCCGCCGCCTGCGCGATCACCGCATTGGCCGCGTCGAGGATGGGGCGGGTGGAGCGGTAGTTCTGTTCCAGCGTCACGCGATGGGCGGGCGGCTCGAAGCAGGCGGGAAAGTCGAGGATGTTGCGCACCGTGGCGCCGCGAAAGGCGTAGATCGACTGCGCATCGTCGCCGACCACGGTGAGGCCACGCCCGTCCGGCTTCATGCCCAGCAGGATCTCGGCCTGCAGGTGGTTGGTGTCCTGGTATTCATCCACCAGCACATGCTGGAACAGGCCGCCGACCTCTGCTGCCAGCGCCGGATCGGCCACCATGTGCGCCCAGTACAGCAGCAGGTCGTCGTAATCGAGCACCTGCTGCGCCTGCTTGGCGGCGACGTAGGCGCGGAACAGGGCTTTCAGGTCGTCCGCCCACTCTGCGCACCACGGAAAGGTCGATTGCAGCACGTCCTTCAGCGGCGCACGCGTATTGACCACTGCCGAATAGATTGCGAGACAGGTGTTCTTCTGCGGGAAGCGTTTGCTGCGTGATGAGAGCCCCGCCTCGTGACGGGCGAGGTTCATCAGGTCGGCGGAGTCTTCGCGGTCGTGGATGGTGAATGCTGGGTCCAGCCCGATGCGCCCCGCGTACTCGCGCAGCAGGCGTGCGCCGATGCCGTGGAAGGTGCCCGACCATTGCAGGCTGGCTTGCGCCAGCCAGGGCGTGTCGGCTGCCGCCTGACCGAGAATGCGTTGCACCCGCCGTCCCATCTCGTCCGCTGCGCGGCGCGAGAAAGTGAGCAGCAGAATGCGTCCAGGGTCGGCTCCGCCGACGATCAGGCGTGCAACACGGTGGGCCAGGGTGTTGGTCTTGCCCGAGCCGGCACCGGCAATGACCAGCAGCGGGCCGGGAGTCTCGTTGCTGCCGTGACCGATGCCAAATTCCACCGCTTCGCGCTGGGCGGGGTTGAGGCGGTCGAGCCAGTCTGAAGGCGTGGCGGACGGAGTCTGGGAATGGGTCATGACTGTAATTCTATCCAGTTCCACGCCGGCTTTGGTGCTCGTCCTGCTCTGCAAACGTCAGCAAATTGATTGCACGCGTTGCTGCGCGTGCCTTCCCGGCTCAGGCCGGGGTGTCTTTTGATCGGGTCGCTGACGATGGGACGACCGGATCGAAGGGAAACAGGCCCGCCCGAAAGCTCTTTGCCATGAATTCGGCGCGGCCGATGGCGAGCTTGGCGGTTTCGGGGGGCAGGATCTCTTCGGCGGCTTCGCGGAACAGCGCCAGCCACTGGCTGAAGTGCTCGCGTGTGATCGGCAGGCGCATGTGCACCGGGAATGGATGGCCGGCGTAGCGCTTGGTGCCGAGCAGGGCGTTGGACCAGAAGTCGGTAACGATGGCGAGGTGGTGATCCCAGTCACCGACGGCGTTGTTGAACACCGGGCCGAGGTCGTCATCCAGCCGGGCCCGATCGTAGAAAACCTGCACGAGTTCGGCGATCTGGGCTTCGGTGACGGCAGGTGCTTCGGACATGATGGTTCTCTTGAGGACGGGTTTCTGCATCGGGAAATATAGCCGATAAGCGGAGCGGCCACTTTTCTGCGTGACCCTGGCAGATGTGCTTCGGCGTGGCCGCGTACTCAGACGCGTGTGCTCATCCCCGCGAACTCGAGCAGATCGTCGATGAACGCATCGCGCTTCCACAGGTGCGGGGCATGATCCACGCCCTCGTAGATGTGCAGTTTCGCGTTCGGCAGATGGCTGGCCACGTACTCGGCGGTGGCGGTCGAGTAGAAATTGCTCTCGCCGCCGTAGATCAGCAAGGTCGGAATGTTCATCTGTGCCAGCACCGGGCGATAGTCGGCTGCGGTCAGGCTGTCCCAGCAGGCGATCAGGGGGGCGGGTGCCAGCTTTCGCAGGCGCTGACGCATGGCCTGGATGCCCTCGGTATTCTCCGCATAAGCCTGTGCAGCCGCTGCGTTCCGGCCGTCTGCCACCAGGCGCAGTACCGCTTCGGCAAAATCCTTGCGTAGCGCAGCCATGAAGGCTTCATTGCGCTGCGCGTCGAAATCGCCATAGACACCGAGAGTCCAGTTCAAGTCGGTCAGCAGGCGTGGAGACTGGTCGAGAATGACTGCACCGCCCAGTCGCTCGCAGCCGAAGTCGCGCACGTACTGCCACAGCGTGAGCGCGCCCATCGAGTGACCGACAACAACCGCGTCGCGCGCATCGTAGTGTGCCAGCAGGAGGTGCAGATCCTGCGCCATCCGCTGCACGGTCGGCACCGTGGTGGTCAGCGGCGCGTGCCCGCCGTGGCCACGGGCGTCCCAGCGAAAGATGCGGAAGTGCGCCGCCAGCGGCTCGATGAAAGGCGTCCAGTCGCGGTGGCTCGAGGTCCAGCCGTGCAGCAGCACCAGCGGGCGCCCCTGGCCGGAAATGCGCAAGTGGATGGTTTCGCCGTCGTCGGCGGTCAGCGTGTCCATGGAGCAGGATTATAAGGGCTGCATGCGTATGGACTGTTACGTGATCACCGTCAGCCTCGAACGACTGAAACTCGACGGCCTTTTGCGGTGCTGGCGATCGGCAGCAGGGACGGTAGATGAAGACCGCCGGGCACCATCGTCCGCTGACGCGACCTGAAACCAGAGCCCCGAACAACGATGCGCTGCTGCCCTATTCGGACGCATCCGCGCAAATTGCTAAGATGGTACGAAAATTCCGGGGAGCGAGGATAATGTGGATGGCATGCTTTCGGAATATAGGGTTACTTGTCGAGGTCAATCATGGTCAGCCAAACCAGTCCCCAAATGCCGGTTGCCATCTATCAATCTGCCGACGGCTCAATTGCGACCGAAGTGCGCCTGGAGGGTGAAACGGTCTGGCTGACGCAGGCTCAGCTTGGGCTGCTATTCGGTAGAGAGCGTTCGGTGATTTCCAAGCACCTGCGTAACGTATTTGTCGAGGGTGAGCTTGAGGCAGAGTCAGTGTGTGCAAAATTTGCACATACTGCCAGTGACGGAAAAACCTATCAGGTCGAGCACTACAGCCTCGACGTCATCATCTCCGTCGGCTACCGGGTCAAATCACCAGAAGGCACCCGCTTCCGCATCTGGGCCAACCGCATCCTCAAGGATTATCTGGTGCGGGGTTATGCGCTGAACCAGCAGCGGCTGGCGCAGCAGCAGGAAAACATCCGCCAGCTGGAACGTACGCTGAGCCTGTTCCAGCAGAACCTGATCGAGCAGGCCAGCCTGCCGGAGGCGCGCGGGCTGGTGAGTGTGATCGCGGGTTACGCCCGCACCTTCGTGCTCCTCAATCAGTTCGACAGCGAACGCCTGCCGCTCGGCGACTTTGCGACGACGATTCACTATGAAATCCGCGAAAATGAAGCGCTGGCCGGCATCGCTGCGCTGAAGGCGGATC from Parazoarcus communis encodes the following:
- a CDS encoding ABC transporter ATP-binding protein/permease; amino-acid sequence: MQADAASTSTPPAVRSDAAWQFARMARDYWSCDRKWTVRGAVLSLFVLTAAQVGLVIWVSYWHRELFDALEDRSLSEFLRLILTFVLIFALTMGVTALHMHVKRWVQLDWRRWMTSLLLDEWLSHANHYRLQFSSGEHDNPDGRIAEDIRIATEAAVGLAHSLLYSILILGSFIDILLSVSGSANLPGTEYSVPGYMVLMAFVYAGVGTAFGLLLGRPLIRTTNRLQSVEASLRFGLARAREHSEAIALMHGEPLERRSADRLFKDVGRGWDRQTFAYLGIISFSTGYGTLLPVFPILIAAPQYIAGAMSLGLLMQAAQAFQRLTSALSWPIDNLGELARCRASIDRIVSLHEEMLELEAQDRQKVTGKEKIELQQSVHAELDIRHLQLASPSGQVLLDDFNLHVRHGERILITGDPAVTISLFKAVAGLWPWGSGVISLPAGHNMMFIPQRPFLPEGSLRAVLSYPHDASHYTAPCLHRALECAGIAWLAPRLDDHDDWGRALPLRAQQRLGVARLFLQQPGWVFIEEATDAFDAKDEIATLELLHHELPSATLLNISLHNGLDHFYDRKLVLNRVRGGRVRPADAPGAAGTTPAAAAATLAPAARTNNKLLPEA
- a CDS encoding ATP-dependent helicase, with the translated sequence MTHSQTPSATPSDWLDRLNPAQREAVEFGIGHGSNETPGPLLVIAGAGSGKTNTLAHRVARLIVGGADPGRILLLTFSRRAADEMGRRVQRILGQAAADTPWLAQASLQWSGTFHGIGARLLREYAGRIGLDPAFTIHDREDSADLMNLARHEAGLSSRSKRFPQKNTCLAIYSAVVNTRAPLKDVLQSTFPWCAEWADDLKALFRAYVAAKQAQQVLDYDDLLLYWAHMVADPALAAEVGGLFQHVLVDEYQDTNHLQAEILLGMKPDGRGLTVVGDDAQSIYAFRGATVRNILDFPACFEPPAHRVTLEQNYRSTRPILDAANAVIAQAAERYSKDLWSERDSSARPQLVSVRDDADQAAYVVERALARREEGIRLKQQAVLFRAASHSARLEMELTRRNIPFVKFGGLKFLEAAHVKDVLALQRWAENLRDRVSGFRVVQLLAGIGPKTAGRILDNVCTAPEGCALLAEQPVPDAAQQAWNEFAALVEHLGRDDAPWPTSFELACRWYEAQMPRLYDDAAVRQGDIQQIGRIAATYPSRQRFLTELTLDPPSATSDEAGMPLLDEDYLILSTLHSAKGQEWNAVTVLNVVDGCIPSDIATRHTAEIEEERRLLYVGMTRAKDHLDLIVPQRFYVTQQQGMGDRHVYAGRTRFIPNRLLPHFEQHTWPEPPPELRGTPASRQAALDLAAKMRGMWD
- a CDS encoding group III truncated hemoglobin; the encoded protein is MSEAPAVTEAQIAELVQVFYDRARLDDDLGPVFNNAVGDWDHHLAIVTDFWSNALLGTKRYAGHPFPVHMRLPITREHFSQWLALFREAAEEILPPETAKLAIGRAEFMAKSFRAGLFPFDPVVPSSATRSKDTPA
- a CDS encoding alpha/beta fold hydrolase, with the protein product MDTLTADDGETIHLRISGQGRPLVLLHGWTSSHRDWTPFIEPLAAHFRIFRWDARGHGGHAPLTTTVPTVQRMAQDLHLLLAHYDARDAVVVGHSMGALTLWQYVRDFGCERLGGAVILDQSPRLLTDLNWTLGVYGDFDAQRNEAFMAALRKDFAEAVLRLVADGRNAAAAQAYAENTEGIQAMRQRLRKLAPAPLIACWDSLTAADYRPVLAQMNIPTLLIYGGESNFYSTATAEYVASHLPNAKLHIYEGVDHAPHLWKRDAFIDDLLEFAGMSTRV
- the gtfA gene encoding sucrose phosphorylase, encoding MALKNKVQLIAYPNRIGTHLNDLADFIEQHLGKAIGGLHLLPPFPSNADGGFSPLTHKEIDPVFGDWADVERIASHYDVCLDLILNHISDQSREFQDFKKKGKASEFAALFVDVDALGEIGPDDLAKIHIRKEKEPFRDVTFADGTHGRVWCTFSESQIDLDYNAEETYAMMTDTITFLGERGVKLLRLDAFGYTTKKIGTSCFLVEPDVWRILEWFRKTAAERGIEIMPEVHDHPSYQYAIARRGMWAYAFALPPLLLHALMDLNSSYLKSWLRMCPHNQVTVLDTHDGICIPDVEDILPRYHVEAVIKNVSDRSADPILRRSAANAHSVGAIYQLTCTFFEAVQCNDDAYIAARAIQMFAPGIPQVYYVGLLAGRNDFELMEKTGEARDINRHYYTVDEAVAALGSEVAQRQCKLMELRSTHPAFDGEFELHYSNDSSVSMGWRNGPHSALVFVDLNFRTATVTCTDPDTGHEISYRV
- a CDS encoding c-type cytochrome; this encodes MLRLFVSSLFMVLALAACNQQVEDTGPGQPVKHRQDAFKAMLRAFEPMGVMLRDKQYDAGKFAELSADLVARREAPWAYFTADTLYPPTKAKAAVWERADEFERERQTFFDATDALLAAAQTRELEQVGPAYEKVYDSCKSCHNDFKKK
- a CDS encoding diguanylate cyclase, with the translated sequence MLKPGRIAIFVLFCLRRVRVAAMRSALASGLLWIALMSVSPAHAQGVALDSLTSEPLGRAGAVMLEHGGAFSAEEALELQRQGAFERPGVAVPKFGIGSQPVWFHLAVDNRGGHAVSRRLLAGASWIERLDVFIVRGGVPVSQWVAGDGDASRRHPLGSLGYAFDHDFEPGITEILLRAETADPLVLPVRLLSPDAATAAMRLQDYGYGMVYGFLLALIAYNAMLYAGLRDSSHLNYALYLATFILLNISYSGRGYEWLWPESVIFQQYVTLVLMVLFGCAGLRFASSFLELGRLHPQAERGVRVLMRIGLGAIALTVVMQSQAAAAVVAFVFVLAFSVLMVGLGVLSLRHGRRPASYFLAGAVVAMAGAAVTATSVWAGLPYSEAFFHAAELGMVLEGSLLALALAYRMRLVQAARTEAEHLSRIDPLTGLLNRRAFLGLAEGVWSTAVRKGRPLSIILIDLDHFKAINDTYGHETGDRALMAVAGALNRNCRRGDISARWGGEEFILLLPETSAEQARTMAIRLLSDIRAMSVADQVGAACLSASLGVVERRQHEVLEALIREADGCMYEAKRAGRGCVCGVSPAGGDAALAAD
- the rhuM gene encoding virulence protein RhuM/Fic/DOC family protein, whose amino-acid sequence is MVSQTSPQMPVAIYQSADGSIATEVRLEGETVWLTQAQLGLLFGRERSVISKHLRNVFVEGELEAESVCAKFAHTASDGKTYQVEHYSLDVIISVGYRVKSPEGTRFRIWANRILKDYLVRGYALNQQRLAQQQENIRQLERTLSLFQQNLIEQASLPEARGLVSVIAGYARTFVLLNQFDSERLPLGDFATTIHYEIRENEALAGIAALKADLLGRGEASALFGNQKDDSFAGILGNILQSFGGEYLYPSIEEQAAHLLYFVIKNHPFTDGNKRIGAFLFIWFLQRNRHHLKSDGELKINDNALAAIALLVAQSDPVQKRLMIHLIMNLIRG
- a CDS encoding DUF1992 domain-containing protein, whose translation is MSIFEILAEQRIADAIRRGELDNLPGAGRPLVFDDELFLSGEQRMINRVLKNAGFTPPEVRLRKELADLREALARHPDDERRELLQRELNMVLLRLGALRRH